The Prochlorococcus sp. MIT 0801 genomic sequence CTTAATAATAAAGCTATAAATATACCGATATTGAGTGCTTTTTTTTGAAGATTAATATTATTTAGATTCTTAGTTATTGATGCAAGAGCCACTGCGTTGTCAGCTGATAATACAAGCTCTAATGAAACTATAACCGGCAAAAGAGGAGCTAGTTCAACCCATCTGTCAATACCGTCCAGTAAGGGGGTTAAGGATTTGAGAGATGCTGAATCCATTAAATTACAGAAAAAGAGCTATTTATATTGACTGTTTGGTATATTTTAACTCTAATTATTCAATTCAGTGCTAAGTCAAAAGGGTTATGAGAATCGAATCAAAGCTTTGCCACATATCAGAAAAAAAAGCTGTTGTTCAAGTAATTGGTTGGATTAATGACAGAATTTTAGGAAGTGCTCTAGCCGAAGGGCCAACAGTAGAAGTGGCTGAAGATAAAGCCATATCAAGACTGAATAAAAGGATAAATGCAGTCACAAAAGATGAGCCAAGTATTAATACTAATAATGAACATAAAAGCAATACTCCATTAAGAATTGAACTTCCTAATAGTGAAAAAGTTGAATTACCTAAAAGAGAAAAGGCTGAGGACATTAATATCAATCAAGAGCCAAATGATTGGAGTAGCGAATTAACAGCGATAGATGCAGAAATTGAACGTCTAAAATGGTCTAGAGATGATGAAATAAATTTCCTAGAAAAAACATTAGGTTACAATAATCGAAATAAAATAACTAGCTATACTGATATAGTGAAGTATCTAAGTCTACTAAAAAAGACTGATAACAAGAATCCATTCAAAGTATCAAATGGGAATCTTAATACTTTAATAGAAGAGTCCGACATTATACTTAGGGATTTATCATGGGATCATAAACAAGGACGCGAATTTCTACAAAAGGAGTTTAATGTTTTATCTAGGAATGAACTTAATGAATCACAATTAGTATCATTTGTTGAGAAGCTAAAATTGATTCGAAATCAATATCTAGGTCATTAAGCCTTCTCAACAAGACTATTAAAATGTTATTGTTATTTCAATAAAAATAAGTAAAAAAAAATAGTGTCTCTAGAGTCAATAGCAAATTATTTAGAAAAGCATCATTTAACAACTGAGTTGATTGAACGAACAAATAGAGAAGAAAGATTAATATTAACAGGTGCCTCTCGGACAGCAAAGGCATTAATCACTACTTCGCTTGCTAAAAATGAGTCCAAAAGATTATTAGTAATTGTCCCTACATTAGAAGATGCTACTAGATGGTACCCCCTTGTAAAAGATTGTGGTTGGACTAAGACATGTTTATATCCAACAAGCGAAGTCTCACCATATGACACTACAGAGGTGACCTCCGAAATCATTTGGGGGCAATTACAAGTACTAAGCGATATATTGGAATTAAAAGATGATGAGAACATTGCAATAATAGCGACAGAAAGATCATTACAACCACATCTGCCACCAATCGAATATCTTAAATCAAAGTGTATTAAATTAAATTTAGGTGATGAAATAAACCTTAGTAAATTATCTATAAAATTGAGTGAATGTGGATATATCAAGTCTAATAATATAGATCAAGAAGGAACATGGACTAGACGTGGAGATATTATTGATATTTACCCTGTTAGTAGTGAACTACCAATTAGATTAGAGTTGTTTGGGGATCATTTAGATAAGATTAAAGAATTTGACCCAATTTCACAAAGATCATTAGATCAAATCAACAATGTATGTATAACACCAACAGGTTTTGATCCACTAATCATTAATAAGCTTAAATCAACTAAAAACAAGGATATATCGAGTTTATTTAATAATGATGATTTCGATGAGTTAGTAAATTCAAATAAATTGGAATCAGCAAAGAGATATTTAGGAGTTGCATTTGATAAGCCTTCATCATTATTAAATTACTTAGATGATAAAACATTTATTGTTGTTGATGAGAGGCTTCAAGGGATATCTCATGGTAAAGCTTGGTATAATATTGTTAAAGAAAATTATACAGATGAAATTATTAATATAAATGGTAGTGAATCAATTAAGAGTATATTTAAACCTAATCTTCATAATGATATTAATGATATATATGATTCTCTTAACAATTATAAAGGTATTGATATAACAGATTTTGAAGACACTACTAAGAAAACTAATGTTTTTAATATTTCAAGCAAAGTTCATAATTGGCTTCCTAATCAATATGGAAAAATAAGTTTATCATTAAAAGATTACATTAAGGATAAATATTCTATTTGGATAATATCAGCACAACCTAGTCGTGCTGTTTCTCTGTTAGAGGAACATGAATGTATCTCAAAGTTTATTCCAAATAATTCTGATCTTAATGCTATTAAAGACATTATAGATGACAAAATACCAGTTGCTATTAAAAATAGAAATGAGGGTGAAATAGAAGGCTTTTATCTTCCTGCCTGGAAAATCGCTTTATTAACGGATAAAGAATTTTTTGGACAAAACAATATTTCTACTACTGGTTATATAAGAAGAAGAAAACAATCTCAAAGTAAAAAGATAGATCCTAATAAGATGAAACCTGGCGATTATGTTGTTCATAGAAATCATGGAATTGGTTTATTTCAAAAAATTGAAAAATTAAATATTAATGGTGAGTCTAGAGATTACTTGGTAATAAAATACATGGACGGAAAACTGAGTGTTGCTGCCGATCAACTTGGCAGTTTAGGTAGGTATAGAAGTTCAAATTCAAAGACACCCACAATTAGTAAATTAGGAGGAGCAACTTGGAATAAAATAAAGGAAAAAGCTAAGAAGTCCGTTAAGAAAGTTGCTATTGATTTAATTAAGTTGTATGCAGAAAGAAGTAAAGAAAAAGGCTACAAATATCCAAGTGATGGTCCATGGCAAAATGAATTAGAAGATTCATTTCCATATGCACTTACTCCTGATCAGGCAAAAGCTACATCTCAAGTCAAATCTGATATGGAAAGTGAAAAGCCTATGGATAGACTAGTTTGCGGAGACGTTGGATTTGGGAAGACAGAAGTTGCAATACGAGCAATATTTAAGGCTATTACTTCAGGAAAACAAATAGCTTTATTAGCACCAACGACAGTATTGTCTCAACAACATTGGAGAACTATTTCTGATCGATTTGCTCCATATCCTATAAAAGTCTCTTTACTCAATAGATTTAAAACAAGTAGTGAAAAGAAACAAATAGTTAGTGGACTAAAAGAAGGGCATATTGACGCTGTTATTGGTACACATCAGCTTTTAAACAAAAAATTAGTTTATAAGGACTTGGGACTTTTAGTTATAGATGAAGAACAACGTTTTGGAGTTAATCAAAAAGAGAAAATAAAGGAGTTAAAAAAAAGTGTAGATGTATTAACCCTTTCAGCGACTCCAATTCCAAGAACACTATATATGAGTCTTTCTGGGGTGCGTGAAATGAGTTTAATAACAACACCACCTCCCCTAAGAAGACCAATTAAAACTCACTTAGCACCACTCGATAATGAAATAATAAGAAGTGCAATTTCACAAGAGATTGATAGAGGTGGCCAAATATTTTATATTGTTCCTCGAATAAAAGGAATAGAGGATGTAGCAGAAAAATTAAAAATAATGATCCCAAATGTAAAATTATTGATTGCACATGGTCAAATGGAGGAGGGAGCATTAGAAAATGCAATGTTGGCATTTAATGCAGGAGATGCAGATATTTTGCTATGTACAACTATTGTAGAAAGTGGCTTAGATATTCCTAGAGTAAATACTATTTTAATTGAAGATTCTCACAAGTTCGGTTTATCTCAACTTTACCAATTGAGAGGCAGAGTAGGCCGAAGTGGTGTTCAAGCACATGCTTGGTTATTTTATCCAAGCGATGAGAAATTAAATGAAATTTCAAGACAACGCTTAAAGGCTATAAAAGAATTTAGTGATTTGGGCAGTGGTTATCAGTTAGCTATGAGGGACATGGAAATTAGAGGCGTTGGAAATATCTTAGGTATTGAACAAAGTGGACAAATGGAAACAATAGGATTTGATTTGTATATGGAATTATTGCAGGAAACAATTGCTGAAATACAAGGGCAAGACATTCCTGCTGTTGAAGATACTCAAATAGATCTACCTGTTACAGCTTTTATACCAGGAGATTGGATAACTGATCCAGATGAAAAAATAAATGCTTATAGATTAGCCACACAATGCGAAAACAATGAATCGTTAGTTCAATTTGCTAGCAACTTGGTTGATAGATATGGAACATTACCAAAAGCAGTTGAATCCTTAATAGAAGTAATGAAACTAAAAATAATCGCTAAAAAATGTGGCTTCTCAAGAATTAAGTTATCTAAACCAAATGTTGAGCTTGAGACAATGATGGATGAACCAGCTTTCAGGTTATTAAGAAAAGGTTTGGCTAATCATCTTCATGGAAGATTTATTTACAAGAAAGGCGATAGGTATTCAACGGTGACCATTCGAGGTCTCGGAATCTTGGATAGCGATAAACTTTTGGATCAACTA encodes the following:
- the mfd gene encoding transcription-repair coupling factor; the protein is MSLESIANYLEKHHLTTELIERTNREERLILTGASRTAKALITTSLAKNESKRLLVIVPTLEDATRWYPLVKDCGWTKTCLYPTSEVSPYDTTEVTSEIIWGQLQVLSDILELKDDENIAIIATERSLQPHLPPIEYLKSKCIKLNLGDEINLSKLSIKLSECGYIKSNNIDQEGTWTRRGDIIDIYPVSSELPIRLELFGDHLDKIKEFDPISQRSLDQINNVCITPTGFDPLIINKLKSTKNKDISSLFNNDDFDELVNSNKLESAKRYLGVAFDKPSSLLNYLDDKTFIVVDERLQGISHGKAWYNIVKENYTDEIININGSESIKSIFKPNLHNDINDIYDSLNNYKGIDITDFEDTTKKTNVFNISSKVHNWLPNQYGKISLSLKDYIKDKYSIWIISAQPSRAVSLLEEHECISKFIPNNSDLNAIKDIIDDKIPVAIKNRNEGEIEGFYLPAWKIALLTDKEFFGQNNISTTGYIRRRKQSQSKKIDPNKMKPGDYVVHRNHGIGLFQKIEKLNINGESRDYLVIKYMDGKLSVAADQLGSLGRYRSSNSKTPTISKLGGATWNKIKEKAKKSVKKVAIDLIKLYAERSKEKGYKYPSDGPWQNELEDSFPYALTPDQAKATSQVKSDMESEKPMDRLVCGDVGFGKTEVAIRAIFKAITSGKQIALLAPTTVLSQQHWRTISDRFAPYPIKVSLLNRFKTSSEKKQIVSGLKEGHIDAVIGTHQLLNKKLVYKDLGLLVIDEEQRFGVNQKEKIKELKKSVDVLTLSATPIPRTLYMSLSGVREMSLITTPPPLRRPIKTHLAPLDNEIIRSAISQEIDRGGQIFYIVPRIKGIEDVAEKLKIMIPNVKLLIAHGQMEEGALENAMLAFNAGDADILLCTTIVESGLDIPRVNTILIEDSHKFGLSQLYQLRGRVGRSGVQAHAWLFYPSDEKLNEISRQRLKAIKEFSDLGSGYQLAMRDMEIRGVGNILGIEQSGQMETIGFDLYMELLQETIAEIQGQDIPAVEDTQIDLPVTAFIPGDWITDPDEKINAYRLATQCENNESLVQFASNLVDRYGTLPKAVESLIEVMKLKIIAKKCGFSRIKLSKPNVELETMMDEPAFRLLRKGLANHLHGRFIYKKGDRYSTVTIRGLGILDSDKLLDQLTDWLKLMNSEINDQ